A single window of Triticum dicoccoides isolate Atlit2015 ecotype Zavitan unplaced genomic scaffold, WEW_v2.0 scaffold10348, whole genome shotgun sequence DNA harbors:
- the LOC119342743 gene encoding alpha-copaene synthase-like, which translates to MQWDKSAAFVLPEYLKKFYAEMLRTFENIEAEMPANTNYDIAHLKKAVQNNVTGYLEEAKWSHRNHKPSFVDQVKLTSLNIGVPTICVSMMAGMSDAMMKPALKWAASVPDVVILVGKIYHFMNDIGAFERRKCKGDLASTVECYINEYNVTSEVAITKIVALIEQEWKTLNQARFENHLLPALQQFISLAISTTFFYGNRNDVYTHSAHMQWTIERLFLKNM; encoded by the exons ATGCA ATGGGATAAGAGCGCCGCTTTTGTTCTGCCGGAGTACTTGAAGAAGTTCTATGCGGAGATGCTGAGGACATTTGAGAATATTGAGGctgaaatgccagccaatacgaacTACGATATAGCACACCTAAAAAAAGCG GTCCAAAATAACGTGACTGGTTACCTGGAAGAAGCGAAATGGTCACACAGGAACCACAAGCCAAGCTTTGTAGATCAGGTCAAGTTGACTAGCCTGAACATCGGCGTGCCAACAATATGTGTGAGTATGATGGCTGGAATGAGTGATGCAATGATGAAGCCAGCACTCAAATGGGCTGCTAGTGTTCCGGACGTCGTCATATTAGTCGGGAAGATTTACCATTTCATGAATGATATCGGTGCATTTGAG CGTCGAAAATGCAAGGGGGATCTGGCAAGCACCGTAGAGTGTTACATCAATGAGTACAACGTGACAAGTGAAGTGGCCATTACCAAAATTGTTGCCCTGATAGAACAAGAATGGAAGACCCTGAACCAAGCTCGCTTTGAAAATCATCTTCTCCCTGCATTGCAGCAGTTCATTAGCTTAGCGATTAGCACAACATTTTTCTATGGTAACAGAAATGATGTATACACGCACAGCGCACATATGCAGTGGACTATTGAGAGGCTCTTCCTGAAGAATATGtag